A part of Rhizobium lusitanum genomic DNA contains:
- a CDS encoding HWE histidine kinase domain-containing protein, producing the protein MTDIIAKSDSQKTAEAEVDSFRMDLGPFVVAAETTRMAMVFTDAKEADNPIIFVNDAFLDLTGYAREEVLGQSFNFLMARGTDPDSLARIEAAFAGTVGGSEISYRRKNGSLFWSAVLISPVRNESGGVVQHFASFVDLTDHKREQAQSRMLIDELNHRVKNTLATVQSIVWQALRNASDIEVIREAIESRLFALSRSHDLLTRENWEGAGLLDLVKAALEPFGIGNGRSEHFIITGRNIRVSPKVALALGIAFHELATNAVKYGAFSNRAGSVMISWTIEPSPEGKRLHLRWQEKDGPPVTYPSRKGFGSRVIERGLAHELEGTVDLDYRPEGIVCTINFLASNGVLDG; encoded by the coding sequence ATGACAGACATAATCGCCAAATCTGATAGTCAGAAAACCGCCGAAGCTGAGGTCGACAGCTTTCGGATGGACTTGGGTCCTTTTGTCGTCGCCGCTGAAACCACCCGAATGGCGATGGTTTTTACGGACGCGAAAGAAGCCGACAATCCAATCATTTTTGTCAACGACGCCTTTCTCGATTTGACCGGCTACGCTCGGGAAGAGGTGCTCGGACAGAGCTTCAACTTTCTAATGGCGCGCGGCACCGATCCAGATTCACTGGCGCGCATTGAAGCAGCATTTGCAGGCACCGTCGGCGGTTCGGAAATTTCCTATCGCCGTAAGAATGGCAGCCTGTTCTGGTCGGCAGTCCTTATCAGCCCGGTTCGAAACGAAAGCGGCGGTGTCGTGCAGCATTTCGCCTCCTTTGTCGATCTCACCGATCATAAGCGAGAGCAAGCCCAATCCCGCATGCTGATCGACGAATTGAACCATCGCGTCAAAAATACGCTTGCGACTGTACAGTCGATTGTCTGGCAAGCCCTGCGAAATGCGTCTGACATCGAGGTGATCCGGGAAGCCATCGAATCACGCCTCTTTGCCCTATCTCGGTCTCATGACCTATTGACCCGCGAGAATTGGGAGGGCGCGGGATTGCTCGATCTGGTCAAAGCGGCGCTGGAGCCGTTTGGGATTGGAAATGGGCGGTCAGAACACTTTATCATCACGGGCAGGAATATCCGTGTCTCACCGAAGGTTGCGCTGGCCCTCGGCATCGCGTTCCACGAACTTGCGACCAATGCCGTGAAATACGGCGCATTTTCCAACAGAGCCGGGTCGGTCATGATCTCATGGACGATTGAGCCGTCGCCGGAAGGCAAGCGGCTTCACTTGCGATGGCAGGAGAAGGATGGCCCGCCCGTAACATATCCCTCACGGAAAGGATTCGGCTCCCGCGTGATTGAGCGCGGCCTGGCTCATGAACTGGAAGGCACGGTTGATCTCGATTATCGGCCGGAGGGCATCGTCTGCACGATCAACTTTCTCGCATCGAACGGCGTTCTCGATGGATAA
- a CDS encoding response regulator: MDKLLSGRRVLVVEDEMLVLIMIEDMLADLGCASVTGAATINQAIALIESQGFDAAMLDMNLNGNMTYLVADALATHGVPFAFSTGYSGDDIRDGYRDRPVLRKPFMDKDLVEIFTHLLSG, translated from the coding sequence ATGGATAAATTGCTATCTGGTCGGCGCGTACTCGTTGTCGAGGATGAAATGCTGGTCCTCATCATGATCGAAGACATGTTGGCAGACCTTGGATGTGCATCGGTGACCGGCGCCGCCACGATCAATCAGGCCATCGCCTTGATTGAATCTCAAGGTTTCGATGCCGCCATGCTGGATATGAACTTGAACGGCAATATGACTTATCTTGTGGCTGATGCGCTCGCGACGCATGGTGTGCCGTTCGCCTTCTCGACAGGCTACAGCGGTGACGACATCCGTGATGGTTATCGCGACCGGCCCGTTCTGAGGAAGCCGTTTATGGACAAGGATTTGGTCGAGATCTTTACGCACCTTCTCTCGGGCTGA
- a CDS encoding type II toxin-antitoxin system prevent-host-death family antitoxin codes for MMEKFSTVELLRDIKTVTMAADRQPVAITQHRKPRYVLMTYDEFEALKSRGDLRRVYGPNEAPADLAAMILPELDRLIEEGRDANG; via the coding sequence ATGATGGAAAAATTCTCGACCGTCGAATTGCTGCGAGACATCAAGACGGTGACCATGGCGGCAGACCGCCAGCCCGTCGCGATCACGCAGCATCGCAAACCAAGATATGTCCTTATGACCTACGACGAATTTGAAGCTTTGAAAAGCCGAGGTGATCTGCGCCGGGTTTATGGTCCGAACGAAGCTCCCGCAGATCTCGCGGCAATGATCCTTCCCGAGCTTGACCGGCTGATAGAGGAAGGGCGGGATGCCAATGGCTGA
- a CDS encoding LysE family translocator, producing MLDGFESPAGHLISFGLSYLLLAISPGPNFMIVSAAGLRSQRTHAIAAALGVAFGACLLYLAVTLCTGLLPVSDTTKRLGAVFFGSYLVYLSIKSLSRTRVVTQWTHSTAAEPTSGYFRMAFFTAMANPVTAMFFASSHLVASSSFLTFVCAGVIFAVAASWFTIIAVMASNVRLRSLSGRHLDRFDLLFAATFLFLGLTTLLSSLP from the coding sequence ATGCTTGACGGTTTCGAAAGTCCCGCCGGACATCTGATTTCCTTCGGCCTGTCCTATCTTTTGCTGGCTATTTCACCCGGGCCGAATTTCATGATCGTTTCCGCCGCAGGGCTGCGCTCGCAGCGCACCCATGCGATTGCAGCGGCGCTTGGCGTCGCGTTCGGCGCATGTCTTCTTTATCTTGCAGTAACGCTCTGTACTGGTCTCCTGCCCGTAAGCGATACAACGAAACGGCTAGGCGCGGTATTCTTCGGCAGTTATCTCGTTTATCTCTCTATCAAATCCTTGAGCCGTACGCGCGTGGTGACCCAGTGGACGCATTCAACGGCCGCAGAACCAACATCGGGTTATTTCAGGATGGCTTTCTTCACGGCGATGGCCAATCCCGTCACTGCAATGTTCTTCGCGTCTTCCCACCTTGTCGCCTCCTCCTCATTCTTGACCTTTGTTTGCGCCGGTGTGATTTTCGCAGTTGCGGCAAGCTGGTTTACCATCATCGCTGTGATGGCATCAAATGTCAGGCTGCGATCACTTTCGGGGCGTCACCTCGATCGTTTCGACCTACTCTTTGCAGCTACATTTCTATTTCTTGGGTTAACGACACTATTGTCTTCTCTTCCGTAA
- a CDS encoding helix-turn-helix transcriptional regulator — MTAFTAENETLSFLETLYAAAWSRTAWHAALESLSALFHASRVCIFEAITDCGAVTSVQHVNASIDDQDMGTARFVDAFTTRGSSQHPYLSFFAGRGSSIARLEEIVDLERFRQGQVWNEWMKPRDLDLDMRCVFEFDHTHNVRKSICIHRAVGQQVFSDREKHLLSLLLPHLRRAGSLDSILRRRTIDTAMASKTGVAMLVADRKGRVIRANTAAEQLLSSLERPLTFRNQRSAPSVSPFRTTLVELVGEALAPSLAKQTNAMIILDTYQDKQHGPRFLVSANPVPAEEIDNAPWELALVSIQPLDKPYDVDLIPLLIRLFGLPPAQARLALRLGNGATLREAAVACGVSYGSARTYLAAIYNKTGLHHQGELVALLKSIEMATRIGR; from the coding sequence GTGACAGCCTTCACTGCAGAAAACGAGACTCTGTCTTTCCTCGAAACGCTCTATGCTGCAGCGTGGTCGCGTACAGCCTGGCATGCCGCATTGGAATCGCTCAGCGCATTGTTCCATGCATCTCGGGTTTGCATATTCGAAGCCATCACTGATTGTGGTGCGGTGACATCCGTCCAGCATGTGAACGCCTCAATAGACGATCAAGATATGGGTACCGCCCGTTTTGTCGATGCCTTTACCACAAGGGGGAGCTCCCAACACCCCTACCTGTCCTTCTTCGCTGGGCGCGGTTCGTCGATCGCACGCCTTGAAGAGATCGTCGATCTCGAAAGGTTTCGACAAGGGCAAGTGTGGAATGAATGGATGAAGCCGCGCGACCTCGATCTTGACATGCGCTGCGTGTTTGAATTCGACCACACACACAATGTGCGAAAATCCATCTGTATTCACCGAGCCGTCGGCCAGCAAGTATTCTCGGATCGTGAGAAACACCTCCTGAGCTTACTCCTGCCGCATCTGCGACGGGCCGGCTCGCTTGATAGCATCTTGCGCCGCCGTACGATAGATACGGCGATGGCCAGCAAAACAGGCGTCGCGATGCTGGTCGCGGACAGAAAAGGCCGTGTTATTCGTGCCAACACGGCGGCAGAGCAACTTCTGTCTTCCCTAGAAAGACCCTTGACCTTCCGCAACCAAAGGTCAGCGCCCTCGGTGTCACCATTCCGGACCACGCTGGTGGAACTTGTTGGCGAAGCACTCGCGCCTTCACTGGCGAAGCAAACCAACGCGATGATCATCTTAGATACTTATCAGGATAAGCAGCACGGGCCACGTTTCTTAGTAAGCGCCAATCCGGTGCCAGCCGAAGAGATCGATAACGCGCCTTGGGAGTTGGCCCTCGTATCAATCCAACCGCTGGATAAGCCATATGACGTCGATCTCATACCACTCCTAATACGCTTATTCGGCCTGCCGCCTGCTCAAGCACGCCTTGCCTTACGACTTGGGAATGGCGCAACATTGCGGGAGGCCGCCGTAGCTTGTGGCGTTTCATATGGCTCGGCTCGCACATACCTAGCTGCTATCTATAACAAGACCGGTCTTCATCACCAAGGCGAGTTAGTAGCGCTGCTAAAATCCATCGAGATGGCGACTCGCATTGGCAGATGA
- a CDS encoding CGNR zinc finger domain-containing protein: MNMQKTINDISLLGGHPALDFVNTVDSRGVRWGPDFLNSYDDLVAWARRLDLIDNWERDILLFKAGKSASAAADELGRAKKLREALCRLFLSEVDESPISQDDLDLVADMARRSLSQQTLSRIAGNIEWRRADAKDLDTICNRVAQSAAELLTSQDERRPVRACQGPNCGWLFLDQSRGGHRRWCSDKTCGSHARVRKFRAVQAD; encoded by the coding sequence ATGAACATGCAAAAGACGATCAACGATATCAGCCTTCTTGGTGGCCATCCGGCGCTCGACTTCGTCAACACCGTCGACAGCCGCGGGGTGCGTTGGGGTCCGGATTTCCTGAATAGCTACGACGACCTCGTGGCTTGGGCTCGGCGCCTCGATCTGATCGACAACTGGGAGCGCGACATCTTGCTCTTCAAGGCTGGCAAATCGGCCTCTGCAGCTGCGGACGAACTAGGCAGGGCCAAGAAATTGCGGGAGGCGCTATGCCGCCTGTTCCTGTCTGAAGTTGATGAAAGCCCGATCAGCCAGGACGATCTCGATCTCGTTGCCGACATGGCCCGACGTTCACTGTCGCAACAAACACTGAGCCGCATTGCCGGAAATATCGAGTGGCGCCGTGCGGACGCCAAAGACTTGGATACGATTTGCAACCGTGTCGCTCAGTCAGCCGCCGAGCTGCTAACGTCGCAAGACGAACGCCGCCCTGTGCGAGCGTGCCAAGGTCCAAATTGCGGCTGGCTTTTTCTGGACCAGTCTCGTGGCGGTCACCGGCGGTGGTGCTCCGACAAGACCTGCGGATCGCATGCCAGGGTACGCAAATTCCGGGCTGTGCAAGCGGATTGA
- a CDS encoding DMT family transporter, whose translation MLAGVNKNQLRFLMLCAIWGSTWIGTKAGIDAVPPLLFAGTRFTAAGVLLLLYASTRDERAKFKIQDGFRFAAVSTLMITLCYGPLFWGMQYIDSGTAAVLEMSLTPIALLVFALLLNEEKLDVRRILAIALGVSGLIVLFWPTSPNTSSPTPEAFSRASLWGGLAVASAAFTYGYGSVLARPLLRTYPALFVAGVTTLVGGIVLLIAAMAFEPGAISALSGNWGTVAWLGWFFLVIFGSLIGYTTYMRLLRDIGASRAGSYAFVSPVIAVALGAAFFAEQVTVTDVIGIIVMLSGAYLAMSGVPTIQPATVET comes from the coding sequence ATGCTCGCCGGCGTCAACAAAAATCAGCTACGCTTCCTGATGTTATGCGCAATCTGGGGAAGCACCTGGATCGGAACCAAGGCAGGCATCGATGCCGTGCCGCCTCTCCTGTTTGCCGGCACACGATTTACTGCTGCTGGCGTGTTGCTCCTTCTTTACGCCTCGACAAGAGACGAAAGAGCTAAGTTCAAGATCCAAGACGGCTTTCGTTTCGCCGCCGTCAGCACCCTGATGATCACGCTGTGCTATGGCCCGCTGTTTTGGGGCATGCAATATATCGATTCGGGGACTGCTGCCGTTCTGGAAATGTCGCTCACCCCGATCGCGCTCCTCGTTTTCGCGCTCCTTCTCAACGAGGAAAAGTTGGATGTGCGAAGGATTCTTGCGATCGCTCTGGGGGTCTCCGGACTGATCGTCCTGTTCTGGCCGACCTCTCCAAATACGAGTTCGCCTACGCCCGAAGCGTTCTCTCGAGCGAGCCTCTGGGGTGGCCTGGCAGTCGCGTCCGCGGCGTTCACTTATGGCTACGGCTCAGTGCTTGCCCGTCCACTCCTGCGAACCTATCCGGCCTTGTTCGTCGCAGGCGTGACGACACTCGTCGGCGGCATTGTGCTCCTGATCGCCGCCATGGCTTTTGAGCCGGGGGCTATTTCCGCTCTCTCCGGCAATTGGGGCACGGTCGCCTGGCTGGGTTGGTTCTTCCTTGTAATCTTTGGCTCGCTGATCGGCTACACGACCTACATGCGCCTGCTGCGGGACATTGGCGCATCCCGCGCCGGCAGTTATGCTTTCGTATCGCCCGTGATCGCCGTCGCCCTGGGCGCTGCTTTCTTCGCAGAACAGGTCACCGTGACGGATGTGATTGGCATCATCGTCATGCTGAGTGGCGCCTATCTTGCCATGTCAGGTGTGCCGACGATCCAACCGGCCACCGTCGAAACCTGA
- a CDS encoding DUF1127 domain-containing protein has product MNVARSFNTWRKYRQTVTELGRMSSRELQDLGIDRADIHSVARASVAR; this is encoded by the coding sequence ATGAACGTAGCACGCTCTTTCAACACTTGGCGCAAGTATCGTCAGACCGTTACCGAACTCGGCCGTATGAGCTCGCGTGAGCTGCAGGACCTCGGCATCGATCGCGCCGACATTCACAGCGTTGCCCGCGCATCGGTCGCTCGTTAA
- a CDS encoding GntR family transcriptional regulator, whose protein sequence is MAEQDTTSALAPRLAEEIRDKLIAGELKPGQRLSEATLSVGMDVSRNSLREAFRLLTKEGLLRHEHNRGVFVATPSMASIIDIYRVRRIIECQALAKAYPNHPAVARMRLAVERARVARGDKDWGTVGSQNMVFHAAIVDLADSQRLNAFYAQIAAELRLSFGLLAEPELLHAPYVDLNAAILEKLEDGMPAEASAALEAYLTQSERTVLAAFSRIDVRNSSGNVYS, encoded by the coding sequence ATGGCTGAGCAGGATACCACATCGGCGCTTGCGCCGCGGCTGGCGGAGGAGATCCGCGACAAGCTGATTGCGGGCGAATTGAAGCCGGGCCAGCGCCTCTCCGAGGCGACGCTCAGCGTCGGCATGGATGTGTCTCGCAATTCACTGCGCGAAGCCTTCCGACTTCTGACCAAGGAAGGCCTTTTGCGGCACGAGCACAATCGCGGCGTATTTGTCGCCACGCCCAGCATGGCCTCAATCATAGACATTTACCGGGTGCGCCGCATAATCGAATGTCAGGCACTTGCGAAGGCCTACCCCAATCATCCGGCGGTGGCGCGCATGCGCTTGGCTGTTGAACGAGCCAGGGTCGCGCGCGGCGACAAAGATTGGGGCACGGTCGGCAGCCAGAACATGGTCTTTCACGCAGCGATCGTCGACCTTGCTGACAGTCAGCGGCTGAATGCCTTCTATGCTCAGATCGCCGCAGAGCTACGCCTTAGCTTTGGTCTGCTCGCCGAGCCCGAGCTGTTGCACGCGCCCTATGTCGACCTGAATGCGGCTATACTCGAAAAGCTCGAAGATGGGATGCCGGCCGAGGCTTCTGCAGCACTCGAGGCTTACCTGACGCAGTCTGAGCGCACTGTTCTCGCTGCCTTTTCGCGAATTGATGTGAGGAACTCATCCGGGAACGTGTACAGCTAA
- a CDS encoding NRAMP family divalent metal transporter: MSVKSRRSALMAAIFLMSMSAVGPGFITQTATFTAKLGAAFAFGILVSILIDFVVQANIWRIVTITKMRASDIANAAIPGSGYLLAVLVIIGGLFFNVGNIGGAGLGFNAMIDLDPKIGGLIGAVAAIGIFISRRAGVAMDRVVYVAAFIKLALILYATIVSGPPLAEALRQTVLPDVIDFATITTIVGGTVGGYITYAGAHRLLDKGTVGVENLAAVNRAALSGIAITGVLRYILFLAVLGVVASGVVIDLSGKGANPAGQAFHAAAGDIGLRLFGAVFLASAMTSIIGAAYTSVSFLTAFKKDMTERQRNFATVGFIAISLIAYMLITTPPAAMLVFVGGLNGLVLPVGLSIFMYAVWARPDLLGGYHYPRWLLVLGVLTCVLTWYMGYKSIGPIFALLSPAT; this comes from the coding sequence ATGTCCGTCAAGTCGCGGCGCTCGGCTCTGATGGCCGCCATCTTCCTGATGTCGATGTCTGCCGTCGGACCCGGCTTCATAACTCAAACCGCCACGTTCACGGCCAAGCTCGGCGCGGCCTTTGCCTTCGGCATTCTCGTTTCGATCCTGATTGACTTCGTTGTCCAGGCCAATATCTGGCGGATCGTCACCATCACCAAGATGCGCGCCTCCGACATCGCCAATGCGGCGATCCCTGGCTCGGGCTATCTCCTCGCCGTCCTCGTCATCATCGGCGGACTGTTCTTCAATGTCGGCAATATCGGCGGTGCCGGCCTCGGCTTCAACGCGATGATCGACCTCGACCCGAAGATCGGCGGCCTGATCGGTGCGGTCGCAGCGATCGGCATCTTCATTTCGCGGCGCGCGGGCGTGGCGATGGATCGCGTCGTCTACGTAGCGGCCTTCATCAAGCTCGCTCTCATTCTTTACGCGACAATCGTTTCCGGTCCGCCGCTTGCCGAAGCTCTGCGCCAGACCGTCCTGCCCGATGTCATCGACTTCGCAACGATCACCACCATCGTCGGCGGCACCGTTGGCGGTTACATTACCTATGCCGGGGCGCATCGCTTGTTGGACAAGGGTACGGTTGGCGTTGAAAATCTTGCTGCCGTGAACAGGGCCGCATTGAGCGGCATCGCGATTACCGGCGTGCTTCGCTACATTCTCTTCCTTGCCGTCCTCGGCGTCGTCGCAAGCGGTGTCGTCATCGACCTGTCGGGCAAGGGCGCAAATCCGGCCGGCCAAGCGTTTCATGCTGCTGCAGGCGATATCGGCTTGCGTTTGTTCGGCGCAGTCTTCCTTGCCTCGGCAATGACCAGCATCATCGGCGCAGCCTACACGTCGGTCTCCTTCCTGACCGCATTCAAGAAGGATATGACGGAACGGCAGCGCAACTTCGCCACCGTCGGCTTCATTGCCATCTCGCTGATCGCCTACATGCTGATCACTACCCCGCCGGCCGCCATGCTTGTCTTCGTGGGCGGATTGAACGGCCTCGTCCTGCCGGTCGGCCTGTCGATCTTCATGTATGCAGTCTGGGCTCGCCCGGATCTCTTGGGTGGCTATCACTATCCGCGCTGGCTGCTGGTGCTGGGCGTACTGACATGCGTGCTCACCTGGTACATGGGCTACAAGTCGATCGGCCCGATTTTCGCCCTGCTGTCGCCGGCCACCTGA
- a CDS encoding LamB/YcsF family protein: protein MTAIDLNSDLGESYGAWRMGDDDTMLAIVSSANVACGFHAGDPAGIWKTVKAAADKGVSIGAHVSYPDRVGFGRRDMDVTSGELIADVIYQIGALKGMAAAAGTTVGYVKPHGALYNRIAHDPKQGQAVIDAIKAIDPSLVLMGLANAPILKLAQASGLKTVAEAFADRAYTPDGQLVSRREQGSVLHDTQRIAQRMLQLANKGTLEAVDGSTIRIDAQSICVHGDSPGAVAIAHEIRRAFEADGVTVRSFLSA, encoded by the coding sequence ATGACTGCCATCGATCTGAACAGCGATCTCGGTGAAAGCTACGGCGCCTGGCGCATGGGCGACGACGACACGATGCTTGCCATCGTTTCCAGCGCCAATGTCGCCTGCGGCTTCCATGCAGGCGATCCCGCCGGCATCTGGAAGACCGTCAAGGCGGCCGCCGATAAGGGTGTTTCGATCGGGGCGCATGTGTCCTATCCCGATCGCGTCGGCTTCGGCCGGCGCGACATGGACGTGACGAGCGGCGAACTGATCGCCGACGTCATCTACCAGATCGGCGCCCTGAAGGGCATGGCGGCAGCCGCGGGAACAACCGTCGGCTATGTCAAACCGCATGGCGCCCTCTACAACCGCATCGCCCATGACCCGAAACAGGGACAGGCGGTGATCGACGCCATCAAGGCGATCGATCCTTCGCTGGTGCTGATGGGCCTTGCCAACGCCCCGATCCTTAAGCTTGCGCAGGCGTCAGGCCTGAAGACCGTTGCCGAAGCCTTTGCCGACCGTGCCTATACGCCTGACGGACAACTGGTTTCGCGCCGCGAACAGGGTTCCGTGCTGCATGATACGCAGCGCATTGCCCAGCGCATGCTGCAGCTTGCCAACAAGGGCACGCTGGAGGCTGTCGACGGTTCAACCATCAGGATCGACGCGCAATCGATCTGCGTGCATGGGGACAGCCCCGGTGCTGTTGCCATCGCTCATGAAATTCGTCGCGCCTTCGAAGCCGACGGCGTCACCGTCCGCTCATTCCTATCCGCCTGA
- a CDS encoding putative hydro-lyase — translation MIAINDLRHVKVEAARTARARYRAGTIEPTSGIAPGFTQANMIVLPRDWAFDFLLYAQRNPKACPVLDVSDPGSHATLLAPGADLRKDLPLYRIWRDGKLAEETADATVAWGEHPDLVSFLIGCSFTFETSMVEAGIEIRHITDRSNVPMYLTNKACRPAGRLHGNMVVSMRPIPASRVADAATISGRFPAVHGAPVHVGAPEEIGIKDLAKPEFGDPVRIKPGEVPVFWACGVTPQAAVMASGVPFAITHAPGHMFITDIPDSAYHA, via the coding sequence ATGATCGCCATAAACGATCTTCGCCACGTCAAGGTCGAAGCGGCGCGCACCGCACGCGCGCGCTATCGCGCAGGCACCATCGAGCCGACGTCGGGCATCGCCCCCGGTTTCACCCAGGCCAACATGATCGTGCTGCCGCGCGACTGGGCCTTCGACTTCCTGCTCTATGCACAACGCAATCCGAAAGCCTGCCCAGTTCTCGACGTTTCGGATCCGGGCTCACATGCGACACTTCTGGCGCCGGGGGCCGATCTGCGCAAGGATTTGCCGCTCTACCGCATCTGGCGTGACGGCAAACTGGCTGAAGAAACGGCGGATGCAACCGTTGCTTGGGGCGAACATCCAGACCTCGTCAGTTTCCTGATCGGTTGCAGTTTCACCTTCGAGACATCGATGGTCGAGGCAGGTATCGAGATCCGCCACATCACCGACAGGTCCAATGTGCCGATGTACCTGACCAACAAGGCCTGCCGCCCGGCGGGACGCCTGCACGGCAACATGGTCGTCTCGATGCGGCCGATCCCGGCATCGCGTGTGGCGGATGCCGCCACCATTTCGGGCCGCTTTCCGGCGGTGCACGGCGCGCCCGTGCACGTCGGCGCGCCTGAAGAGATCGGCATCAAGGATCTGGCCAAGCCGGAGTTCGGCGATCCGGTGCGCATCAAGCCCGGTGAGGTCCCCGTCTTCTGGGCCTGCGGCGTCACTCCGCAGGCAGCCGTCATGGCATCTGGCGTGCCTTTTGCCATCACCCATGCGCCGGGGCATATGTTCATCACCGATATTCCCGATTCAGCCTATCACGCCTGA
- a CDS encoding allophanate hydrolase subunit 1: MRFLPVSLTVILVELADLDETLALFASLEAEPVDGVVDMVPAARTLMIRFRPEKLTAETLAANIATRNLSARVAPSDMLVEIPVNYDGEDLSDVATLTGHSVEEVIRRHTESIFTVAFCGFAPGFGYLVGGDPALQVARRQSPRTKIPAGSVALAGAFSGVYPQAKPRRLADYRHDDDEDVGFIPRSAGAVPARLPGPIF, translated from the coding sequence ATGCGTTTCCTGCCTGTCAGCCTGACGGTTATCCTGGTCGAACTCGCCGATCTCGACGAGACGCTGGCGCTGTTTGCCTCTCTCGAGGCAGAGCCCGTGGACGGCGTCGTGGATATGGTGCCGGCCGCCCGCACCCTGATGATCCGGTTTCGTCCGGAAAAGCTGACGGCAGAGACGCTGGCTGCCAATATCGCCACGCGTAATCTCTCCGCCCGCGTCGCGCCTTCGGACATGCTTGTCGAAATTCCGGTGAACTACGACGGCGAAGATCTTTCCGATGTGGCGACCCTCACCGGCCATTCGGTGGAGGAGGTCATCCGCCGCCACACCGAGAGCATCTTCACCGTCGCCTTCTGTGGCTTCGCCCCTGGTTTCGGCTATCTCGTCGGAGGCGATCCTGCGCTGCAGGTGGCGCGCCGCCAGAGCCCGAGGACAAAGATCCCGGCGGGTTCGGTCGCGCTCGCCGGCGCCTTTTCCGGCGTCTATCCGCAGGCAAAGCCCCGGCGGTTGGCAGATTATCGGCACGACGACGACGAAGATGTGGGATTTATCCCGCGATCCGCCGGCGCTGTTCCAGCCCGGCTACCGGGTCCGATTTTTTGA
- a CDS encoding 5-oxoprolinase/urea amidolyase family protein translates to MGTTTTKMWDLSRDPPALFQPGYRVRFFDLAKKSAPASPTMARAATSASAPTETETLTLKVLLAPMPALFQDLGRFGQTGQGVSSSGALDQGALKAANRLVGNPAGTACLEIILGGFSFEVSGRTVFGMTGAPCPISIRDVSGRMFAAETYQPVSLEAGDVVTLGQAPTGMRSYLSIRGGFHVKPVLGSASTDTLAVVGPDPVTAGMALAINNEASDLTSVSLTEAPAFDHPAPGEVVTLDVIMGPRSDWFTEAGSATLSGQLWTMTPQSNRVGIRLSGDVPLERKDKAELPSEGTATGAIQVPHSGQPVLFLADHPLTGGYPVIGTVAEYHLDLAGQIPINSKIRFRPVTTFADIQPAGLRREQTQDQREQ, encoded by the coding sequence ATCGGCACGACGACGACGAAGATGTGGGATTTATCCCGCGATCCGCCGGCGCTGTTCCAGCCCGGCTACCGGGTCCGATTTTTTGATCTTGCCAAGAAATCGGCTCCTGCTTCGCCGACAATGGCAAGAGCTGCAACCTCCGCATCTGCCCCAACGGAAACCGAAACCCTGACGCTGAAGGTGCTGCTTGCTCCAATGCCCGCGCTGTTTCAGGATCTCGGCCGCTTCGGCCAGACAGGACAGGGCGTGTCGTCTTCCGGTGCACTCGATCAAGGCGCGCTAAAAGCTGCCAATCGCCTTGTCGGCAATCCTGCCGGCACAGCCTGTCTCGAAATCATCCTCGGTGGTTTCTCCTTCGAGGTATCCGGCCGTACTGTTTTCGGCATGACGGGCGCACCCTGCCCGATCAGCATCCGCGACGTTTCGGGCCGTATGTTTGCTGCCGAAACCTACCAGCCGGTCTCGCTCGAAGCCGGCGATGTCGTGACCCTTGGACAGGCGCCGACGGGCATGCGCAGTTACCTGTCCATTCGTGGCGGCTTTCATGTGAAGCCGGTGCTTGGCAGCGCCTCAACCGATACGCTCGCCGTGGTCGGGCCTGATCCCGTGACTGCGGGCATGGCTCTGGCTATCAACAACGAGGCATCGGACCTCACCAGTGTCTCGCTCACCGAAGCGCCGGCCTTCGATCATCCGGCCCCCGGCGAAGTCGTGACGCTTGATGTGATCATGGGGCCACGCAGCGACTGGTTCACCGAGGCCGGTAGCGCCACGCTTTCCGGGCAGCTCTGGACGATGACGCCGCAATCCAACCGTGTCGGTATCCGTCTTTCCGGCGACGTGCCGCTTGAGCGCAAGGACAAGGCCGAGCTGCCGAGCGAAGGCACGGCGACCGGCGCGATCCAGGTGCCGCATAGCGGCCAACCGGTGCTTTTTCTTGCGGACCATCCGCTCACCGGCGGTTATCCGGTCATCGGCACGGTCGCCGAATATCATCTCGATCTCGCCGGACAGATCCCGATCAATTCCAAGATCCGATTCCGGCCCGTGACGACCTTTGCCGACATCCAACCTGCAGGCCTGAGACGCGAACAGACGCAGGACCAACGAGAACAGTGA